From Pseudomonas vanderleydeniana, the proteins below share one genomic window:
- the flgH gene encoding flagellar basal body L-ring protein FlgH: protein MNRLFSILALSGIAALAGCVSPPPKPNDPYYAPVLPRTPLPAAANNGSIYQAGFEQNLYGDRKAFRVGDIITITLNEATQASKNANSNLSKKSSTSLGLTSLFGSTPNTNNPLGSGDLTLNAGYSGNRATDGTSKAGQSNSLTGSITVTVADVLPNGIIAVRGEKWLTLNTGDELVRIAGLVRADDIATDNTVPSTRVADARITYSGTGSFADTSQPGWFDRFFLSPLWPF from the coding sequence ATGAATCGGTTGTTTTCTATTCTCGCGCTGAGTGGGATTGCTGCGCTGGCGGGGTGCGTGAGCCCGCCGCCCAAGCCCAATGACCCGTACTATGCGCCGGTGTTGCCGCGTACCCCGTTGCCTGCCGCGGCGAACAACGGCTCGATCTACCAGGCCGGCTTCGAACAGAACCTGTATGGCGATCGCAAGGCGTTCCGGGTCGGTGACATCATCACCATCACCCTGAACGAAGCCACCCAGGCCAGCAAGAACGCCAACTCCAACCTGTCGAAGAAAAGCTCCACCAGCCTGGGCCTGACTTCGCTGTTTGGCAGCACCCCGAACACCAACAACCCGCTGGGTAGTGGTGATCTCACGCTGAACGCCGGCTACAGCGGCAACCGGGCCACCGACGGCACCTCCAAGGCCGGCCAGAGCAACAGCCTGACCGGTTCGATCACCGTGACCGTGGCCGATGTGCTGCCCAACGGCATCATTGCGGTCCGTGGCGAGAAGTGGCTGACGCTCAACACCGGTGACGAGCTGGTGCGGATTGCCGGACTGGTCCGGGCCGACGACATCGCCACCGACAACACTGTACCGTCCACTCGGGTGGCCGATGCGCGCATTACCTATTCGGGTACCGGCTCCTTTGCCGATACGAGTCAGCCGGGCTGGTTCGACCGTTTCTTCCTCAGCCCACTCTGGCCTTTCTAG
- a CDS encoding flagellar basal body rod protein FlgF, which yields MDKYLYVAMTGASQNALAQKAHANNLANISTSGFQRDLEQARSMPVFGDVFPARAFAMSERPATDFSPGAMQETGRDLDVAVGGDGWMAVQAPDGSEAYVRTASMNIDALGVLRAGNGMPVMGNAGPIAVPPESKIEVGQDGTISIRSMGEGPRVVAVVDRIKLVNPDLKNMTKGLDGMIHTKDGQPAAVDANVKLESGFLEASNVNAVEEMTAVLALSKQFELHIKMMNTAKDDDQAMARVLQIS from the coding sequence GTGGACAAGTACCTTTACGTGGCAATGACCGGCGCCAGCCAGAACGCCCTGGCGCAAAAGGCTCATGCCAACAATCTGGCGAACATCTCTACCAGCGGTTTTCAGCGCGACCTGGAGCAGGCGCGTTCGATGCCGGTGTTCGGTGACGTCTTTCCGGCGCGTGCGTTTGCCATGAGCGAGCGGCCGGCAACCGACTTTTCGCCAGGTGCGATGCAGGAAACCGGCCGTGATCTCGACGTGGCCGTGGGCGGTGACGGCTGGATGGCGGTACAGGCGCCTGACGGCAGTGAAGCCTATGTGCGTACCGCGAGCATGAATATTGACGCGCTGGGTGTGCTGCGTGCCGGCAACGGCATGCCGGTGATGGGCAACGCCGGCCCGATTGCCGTGCCGCCCGAGTCGAAGATCGAGGTCGGCCAGGACGGTACCATCAGCATCCGTTCGATGGGCGAGGGACCACGCGTCGTGGCCGTGGTCGATCGCATCAAACTGGTCAATCCGGACCTCAAGAACATGACCAAGGGCCTGGACGGCATGATCCACACCAAGGATGGACAGCCGGCAGCCGTCGACGCCAACGTCAAGCTGGAGTCGGGCTTCCTCGAGGCGAGCAACGTCAATGCCGTCGAAGAGATGACCGCCGTGCTGGCCTTGTCCAAGCAGTTCGAACTGCATATCAAGATGATGAACACCGCCAAAGACGATGACCAGGCAATGGCTCGGGTCTTGCAGATCAGCTAA
- the flgG gene encoding flagellar basal-body rod protein FlgG, with amino-acid sequence MLPALWVAKTGLAAQDTNLTTISNNLANVSTTGFKRDRAEFQDLLYQVKRQPGAQSTQDSELPSGLQLGTGVRIVGTQKNFSAGSLQVTDQPLDIAVNGRGFFQILQPDGTTAYTRDGTFHLDNTGQIVTAAGFALQPAIVIPNNAQTFTVGKDGTVSITTAGNPASQVIGNLQTADFINPAGLQAIGGNLFLETAASGAPQVSTPGLNGFGTTEQSTLETSNVSTVEEMVNMITTQRAYEMNSKVISTADQMLSFVAQNL; translated from the coding sequence ATGCTTCCGGCTCTATGGGTTGCAAAAACAGGTTTGGCGGCGCAAGACACCAACCTGACCACCATTTCCAACAACCTGGCCAACGTCTCGACCACCGGCTTCAAGCGTGATCGTGCCGAATTCCAGGACCTGCTGTACCAGGTCAAGCGTCAGCCTGGTGCCCAGTCGACCCAGGACAGCGAACTGCCGTCGGGCCTGCAACTGGGTACCGGTGTGCGCATCGTGGGTACGCAGAAGAACTTCTCCGCCGGCAGCCTGCAGGTCACCGACCAGCCGCTGGACATCGCGGTCAACGGCCGTGGCTTCTTCCAGATCCTGCAACCGGATGGCACCACGGCCTACACCCGTGACGGTACCTTCCACCTGGACAACACCGGCCAGATCGTCACCGCCGCCGGTTTTGCCCTGCAGCCGGCCATCGTGATCCCGAACAACGCCCAGACCTTCACCGTCGGCAAGGACGGCACCGTCTCGATCACCACCGCCGGCAACCCGGCGTCGCAGGTGATCGGCAACCTGCAGACCGCCGACTTCATCAACCCGGCCGGCCTGCAGGCCATCGGTGGCAACCTGTTCCTGGAAACCGCCGCCAGCGGTGCGCCACAGGTCAGCACCCCGGGCCTGAACGGTTTCGGTACCACCGAGCAGAGCACCCTGGAAACCTCCAACGTCAGCACCGTGGAGGAGATGGTCAACATGATCACCACCCAGCGTGCCTACGAAATGAACTCCAAGGTGATTTCCACCGCCGACCAGATGCTCTCGTTCGTCGCGCAGAATCTGTAA